A single region of the Deltaproteobacteria bacterium genome encodes:
- a CDS encoding type II toxin-antitoxin system Phd/YefM family antitoxin, which yields MLIRPISDLRNKTPEIERICRKSGEPVFITKNGENYLVVLSAAAYERDQARLKLYELLAAAESDVRKGDRGGSPEDARRRASQGARVKRPVRVLRLAQLDLLEIQAYLRRR from the coding sequence ATCCTGATCCGCCCCATTTCCGACCTACGCAACAAGACGCCGGAGATCGAAAGAATCTGCCGCAAGTCGGGAGAGCCGGTCTTCATCACCAAGAACGGCGAGAACTACCTTGTCGTCCTGAGCGCGGCGGCCTACGAACGTGACCAGGCCAGGCTCAAACTCTATGAGCTGCTGGCAGCCGCCGAGAGCGACGTTCGCAAGGGGGATCGCGGCGGTTCCCCTGAAGACGCTCGCCGCCGTGCTTCGCAAGGCGCGCGAGTGAAGCGCCCAGTTCGGGTTCTTCGCCTGGCCCAGCTCGATCTGCTCGAGATACAGGCTTACCTGCGTCGCCGATGA
- a CDS encoding DNA-3-methyladenine glycosylase I produces MARATTRCGWCGTDPLYVSYHDEEWGVPVDDDQKLFEFLILEGAQAGLSWITILRKREAYRQAFAGFDAERVARFNARKVEQLLGNPGIVRNRLKVESAVKNARAFRRVQDEFGSFAVYQWRFVDGRPRQNRPRALKDIPAKTDESDALSKDLKRRGFAFVGSTIIYAHMQAVGMVNDHVVDCFRRREVARMAATRA; encoded by the coding sequence ATGGCGCGCGCGACGACTCGCTGTGGGTGGTGCGGGACGGACCCCCTCTACGTCAGCTACCACGACGAGGAGTGGGGTGTCCCAGTCGACGACGACCAGAAGCTGTTCGAGTTCTTGATCCTCGAAGGTGCCCAGGCCGGCCTCAGCTGGATCACGATCCTCAGGAAACGCGAAGCCTACCGCCAGGCCTTTGCGGGCTTCGATGCCGAGCGCGTCGCGCGCTTCAACGCCCGCAAGGTGGAGCAGCTCCTCGGAAACCCCGGCATCGTTCGAAACCGGCTCAAGGTCGAATCAGCGGTCAAGAACGCCCGCGCCTTCAGGCGCGTGCAGGACGAGTTCGGGAGTTTCGCCGTCTACCAGTGGCGTTTCGTCGATGGGCGGCCGCGACAGAATCGCCCCCGAGCGCTCAAGGACATCCCGGCGAAGACGGACGAATCCGACGCCCTCAGCAAGGACCTGAAACGGCGCGGCTTCGCATTCGTCGGCTCCACGATCATCTACGCGCACATGCAGGCCGTCGGCATGGTCAACGACCACGTCGTCGACTGCTTCCGCCGACGCGAGGTGGCAAGGATGGCCGCTACCCGAGCATGA